In the Candidatus Saccharibacteria bacterium oral taxon 488 genome, one interval contains:
- a CDS encoding type II secretion system protein, whose translation MKRWQSGFTIVEVVLFLAITGLLTVGLLAGVSAALRQQQYHDAVQSFAGFIRDQYSRVISIENDRGDRDTCPVKGATNDGARGQSNCVVVGRYVKSANSEARSFTAYPLYALKRSGVWTYSYSESEANTYTVGWGAQVRSLTATNTIGRELALLIYRDPDSGQVVVRTNDAPYSPANINNFIRNMQPNGGMYTADLQLRQREFCIYDTGWSVGQRLSVFLGAKAGSSEAVTVGHATKGCDNEATA comes from the coding sequence ATGAAGCGGTGGCAATCCGGGTTTACAATCGTTGAAGTGGTGTTGTTCTTGGCGATCACTGGCCTGTTGACCGTTGGCTTGTTAGCTGGCGTGAGTGCTGCACTGCGCCAACAACAATATCATGACGCTGTTCAATCGTTTGCCGGCTTTATTCGTGATCAGTATAGCCGAGTGATTAGCATCGAGAATGATCGAGGCGATCGCGACACATGTCCTGTTAAGGGTGCAACAAACGACGGAGCTCGGGGCCAGTCGAATTGCGTTGTCGTTGGTCGCTATGTCAAGTCAGCGAATTCCGAGGCACGTTCATTTACCGCCTATCCGCTGTACGCCCTGAAGCGCTCGGGAGTGTGGACATATAGCTATAGTGAAAGTGAGGCAAATACCTATACGGTTGGCTGGGGTGCACAGGTACGCTCGCTCACGGCAACTAATACCATTGGTAGAGAACTGGCTCTATTAATATACCGCGATCCAGATAGCGGGCAGGTTGTCGTACGCACGAATGACGCGCCGTATTCACCAGCTAATATTAATAATTTTATTCGCAATATGCAGCCGAATGGCGGTATGTATACGGCCGATTTACAGCTGCGGCAGCGAGAGTTTTGTATCTATGATACTGGCTGGTCAGTTGGCCAGAGGCTGTCAGTCTTTCTGGGGGCAAAGGCCGGCT
- a CDS encoding type II secretion system F family protein, with translation MKKYYYEARDSATQKITKSVVQAESEVAAAKLLSAQGFVPLKIELQDEREGFFQRLSNKISSKDKIVFTRQLATLIGAGLPLAQSMHTVLEQTQNKQMQSIIQEIISDIEGGRQLSSAFEKHPEVFDNVYVALVAAGEASGTLDEALKRIASQQEKDAAMLSKVRGAMVYPAIVLLVIIAVVVFMLVMVVPQVEGLYGSLHKELPFTTKAMVSVAGFLAQFWWALVILLGIGLYFFQQYLKTEAGIRAKDTFKLNIPVFDAMFRKLYMARFTRTGQTLLNSGVAMLDMLRITARAVNNSVIRQGIEHASEKVKGGKALSVSLKNEDYILPMVPQMIKIGEQSGKIDEMMGKCAQIYEEELDEEIKAITTTIEPVLMVVLAVVAGVMVGAIIFPIYNLVGDISL, from the coding sequence ATGAAAAAATATTACTATGAGGCCAGGGATTCAGCCACGCAAAAGATTACCAAGTCGGTTGTGCAGGCTGAGAGCGAGGTCGCCGCGGCGAAGTTGTTGAGCGCTCAGGGCTTCGTGCCGCTGAAAATTGAGCTTCAAGATGAGCGTGAGGGCTTCTTTCAGCGATTGTCAAATAAAATATCGTCCAAGGACAAGATCGTCTTTACGCGGCAGTTAGCGACGTTGATTGGTGCGGGGTTGCCGCTGGCGCAGAGCATGCATACGGTGCTGGAGCAAACTCAGAATAAACAGATGCAGAGTATCATTCAGGAGATAATTTCTGATATTGAGGGCGGTCGGCAACTGTCAAGTGCGTTCGAGAAGCATCCAGAAGTATTTGACAATGTATACGTGGCGTTGGTGGCGGCCGGTGAGGCGTCAGGAACGTTGGACGAAGCGCTTAAGCGCATCGCGTCACAGCAAGAAAAAGATGCAGCGATGCTTAGCAAGGTGCGTGGCGCCATGGTCTATCCGGCGATTGTGCTGCTGGTGATCATCGCGGTAGTGGTGTTCATGCTCGTGATGGTAGTGCCGCAGGTCGAAGGACTGTATGGCAGCTTACACAAAGAGCTACCGTTCACAACGAAGGCCATGGTCAGCGTCGCTGGTTTTTTGGCGCAGTTTTGGTGGGCGTTGGTGATTTTACTTGGCATCGGTTTATATTTCTTTCAGCAGTATCTCAAAACCGAGGCTGGTATTCGCGCTAAAGATACGTTCAAGCTGAACATACCAGTGTTTGACGCCATGTTCCGCAAGCTGTACATGGCTCGTTTTACTCGTACCGGTCAAACGCTCCTTAATAGCGGGGTGGCGATGTTGGACATGCTGCGTATTACCGCTCGGGCGGTCAATAATTCAGTTATCCGTCAAGGCATTGAGCATGCTAGCGAGAAGGTGAAGGGTGGCAAGGCGCTGTCGGTGTCCTTAAAAAATGAGGATTATATCTTGCCGATGGTGCCGCAGATGATCAAGATTGGCGAACAGTCGGGTAAAATCGACGAGATGATGGGCAAGTGCGCGCAGATTTACGAAGAAGAGCTGGATGAGGAGATCAAGGCGATCACGACAACGATTGAACCGGTGCTGATGGTGGTCTTGGCGGTCGTGGCCGGCGTGATGGTGGGTGCAATAATCTTTCCAATTTATAATCTGGTCGGAGACATTAGCCTCTAG
- a CDS encoding type II secretion system protein translates to MAQQKANKGFTIIEVVLVLAIAGLIFLMVFLAWPALQRSQRDTQRRSDVTRFVSQVNSYATNNKGSIPKTDTGSINSFLDSYMKRGNGEFKDPQTGNNYSVVTGVAQQGSATTEKMVYATSAQCDGENIVAKSGSPRSFAVKVQLEGSGAFCKDNQN, encoded by the coding sequence ATGGCTCAGCAAAAAGCAAATAAAGGATTTACAATCATCGAGGTCGTGTTGGTGCTGGCAATCGCTGGGCTGATATTCTTGATGGTATTCTTGGCATGGCCGGCCTTGCAGCGCAGTCAGCGCGATACACAACGACGGAGTGATGTGACCAGGTTTGTCTCGCAGGTAAATAGTTATGCGACAAATAACAAGGGAAGTATCCCGAAAACCGATACGGGGTCGATTAATAGTTTCCTCGATTCGTATATGAAGCGTGGCAACGGTGAATTCAAGGACCCACAGACCGGCAACAATTACAGCGTTGTAACTGGCGTCGCCCAACAGGGTTCGGCAACGACCGAGAAGATGGTATATGCCACGAGCGCTCAATGTGATGGTGAAAATATTGTTGCCAAAAGTGGTTCGCCGCGCTCGTTCGCCGTCAAGGTGCAGCTAGAAGGAAGCGGTGCGTTTTGTAAAGACAACCAGAACTAA